caggggcccacgaggaccaggagtgaGAAGCACTGGTCTGAGGGAAGGCCCACTACAAAAGCCTGCTCCATGAGAGGGTTGAACTAGATTATGAGATTGATGAGCTATGTACTGTGCCAGGGACTGCGCGCATTAGTCGATATAACTAATCCAGAAATTATCAAAATCAACAGCGATATCAAGCACGGGAACTGCACGAAAAAAAGCAGAATCAAGCGGGAGTTTGCGAGTTTGAGCCCAGAGACTGTCCATAACGAGTACGTGTATGTAAGAGTAAAACAAATGATATGGTAGAAATAAAGGTTCAttctataaataaacttgccttgcctaagatATGTCCAATTTGGGACGGTTAGCCTTGTATAGATTCTAACTCTATTTGAGTTTGTAACAATGGAATAAGAGGAAGAAAGTCATGAAATCACTTATAAACATatcattttaatgaaataataacaataacaacaatagaaACAGTACAAATCACAATAAATGCTTACTCATATTTATAAACTTCTATTaacttatataaatatatatttacatagtaaaataaaacagcaataacaacaataacaattgTAGCTGTAAGTTTAAGATGTAGAAAGGCACGTCATTACTCATATTTATACTTACACTTACAATACTAATATTTTATACTAATATTTTACAATAAGATGTAGAAAGGCACGTAATTAATATTTAGATGAAAATTGGAGGAAGCAAAGTCCTAAAAAGCACACGGAACACACTTGCTTCACGTCTCTAaatgtttttccccactcagcagCACACCCgctgagaaaccgaccctggtgattggtgACTCTATAGTGAGGCacgtgaggccgactccagcgaccataATTAGGTTCATCCCAGGGGCCAGAGTGGGCGACAtcgaagcaaatttgaagttgcTGCAAGTAAATTTGGTAGTTATCATATATGTCTGCGCTAATGACACCTATCTATGCCAGCCGTTTCTGTGGAattgggatggggtctaacagacACGTGGATGATTTAGCTCCATTGAcgactgaggtcagctcagggaggtctgcAAGGAGGCACTGAAGGAATGCACAGATCAACAGAGTTATGATTTTTTGTCAGCCtgcctacagtgctgaacagaaaacgtgggttacttttattatcctcttatcaacgatgaataataagctgttctagttttgtaaattgctttttatatactattagaatatctttccattcacgataagagtctacagacttacaagagtcctacttcctttccattttatgcACTTGTTTCAACATACGGATATGTGAATTATACTAGGGAGTTCAGCTCCTATGGTTGGAGACCCTCcttctcaaaggagcaactgcatctaaagctgagtgcagcaaATCTTCAGTGTTACTGAAGGATATCAATATCTGCAGAGGTAAAACTGGTTCACTATGTTCCACTGTAGTAAGGTGAGCGATGGCCCTTTAATTTAGCACTAGCTTTAtcggacaaacatctgctaaaataatactaataatatataatataatattttgtGCTTGAACATCGACAaagttaaattcaaacgttattaaattaTCAGATAGGAGGGAGTTTACAGGCAACACTAACAGATTATCGGGTTCAACACTGCAGGTGAAGACAAGATTGAGGGTATGAATAAATCAGTGTGTCGTTCATTTCTTGATTCCAGAAGAGAATATAAAGCTAATTAAGATTATCGCGATCAACATCCATCTgaatgttaaagtcacccactatgatgaccTTATGTGTAGTGCtcaataaaccagataggaaatctgaaaattcagacaggaACTCTAGATCAGGTCCAGATTAATCAAGATCATGGACAACCCTAGaacatcctcttcacaacacagtgattcagCAACATAGTCTCAGTCAGAGGTTCTTCAGAGACCGTCCCTCCCACCTACAATTAATCTTTCGGACAACTTAAATTATGACGACTCGAACAGTTTGTTGACCACGGTAAGGAAACATGATTCAGATTCATAACAGCCACAAAACAAAACCTCAAGGGttatttaactgtttattaaagaACCCTTCAACGGTTTTATTTACCTCCAGCAGACGCCGGTGaaaggggcctcatttatcaaccgtatacgcacagatctgtgcgtaaagcATGCGTATGAacattcccacgcaaagtatggaatttatcaacatgtacctGTGCGCAGAAACGCGTGTAAATGTAAGCACAACTCCGACCATGcatacacacaaaacctagtggtagaacagtgaaactacaaatagaacccagtAAAAGAGTcagtgttcagcgatctcaaacttcacacatgtgccgtttcctccaattaataaaaattctccattagtaatttagacattttgaataattggtgtgacaagctataaaagacagctttggcaggacgatctgaaaagaaaatacaagtaccatggctaATTTTGCACTGTTGGAGGATTTAGACCGTGCGCTCCGCAAAAACACGCTCCGCAGAGAGCGCGTCTTCAAAGAGCGTGCTGATCTGTTGATCTgtgagagcacggagcggctTCTCAGCAGGAACCGCTTCCCccaaaacattctgatggatctatgccGTGATTTACAACCTACTGTATGTTGGAGCGAGAGACAAAACGCACCACCATCCCAGTTAAAAAAGGATTTCACgccatcgccggattcccaaacataattggagctatagATTGCACCCACATCGCCATAAAATCACAATCACACAATGAATTCAGTTACGTGAACATAAAAGGATTTCATTTAATccatgcacaaataatctgcgatgcaactatgtATCTGTCAAACGTTGTTGCCCTGTGGCCTGAACGCACAACTCAtgtattctgcagaacagctctgttggtgtgaaacctccaagcaggagcttttgactccaaccaaatcttaatttatatggataatcttccaagaaatatatcaaacatggtcaacattattattttactaggtaaatatcataaatgaaaatggaataacagcaaaccctccattgtacatctgaaaaacgaatgtaaactgtacttagcgtctctaaaactgatgtgtgaaaaaacgatattgccaaaagcttatatgaaacgatgtctttgtttaatttttacccccccccccaaatgttgaatatctgtagataattgatggtttcgtttcatttgccttttgttgtaaaccctacagaattttgttcaataaagtttgaaaacctccaagcaggagctgttgttgctccatatatggtcaattgaggcgtttctgaatgcaaatgacgCTAACCGTGCACGACAgttaagaacaggtgggatttatcatcactgatgtgcaTACGACCGGTGTCCGCATGtttgataaatccggatttttttgtacttacacacattctaaatttcattcctacgacagaatttagaaccttttctacgaacggttgataaatgaggccccaggattcCTGTCACAGTTCCACCtctatttttaattgttttcgtggattttattttcatgcagATGTAAAACAGGACAAGATGCAAGTTGACAAACTCTTTTATTTATGCGGATCTCCTTTGTTCTGATCCAAACTTTCTTATTTAATGTAAATAAACAGTACCAAGTGACGAGGAGCCACTTTGATGAAGAACCACGGAAGAACACACCTCCTCTAAGAACAGAGGAACGCCGCGCTCGAGAACATCAGACTCTGTTCCCTGTTCCATCTTATCTTCACTGATCGTTCACCTGAACGCAGTCCGAGCTTCGGGTCGGTCCAGGCCCGGCCCGGTGGCCAGTCTCTGCTGCAGCCCGCCCACAACgcataaataatcaataaataagGAGCTGATCAAGGATCAGCAGATGAACGACGCCAGGCTTCAGTCTTTATTCTGGTTGCGAGACCGGCTCGGTTCACAGCGAAGGGCTGGGCAAGGTGCGTcccgcctcctcttcctcctcttcctcctcctcctcctcctcgccgCCTCGCTGCATCCAGGGGTGAGACAGGATCTCCTCCAGAGAGGGGCGGTCCTCGGGCTGGTACGACAgacaccagccaatcagagagcGGCATtctgggaggaaacagagacgggtCACTAAACAGGACAAGCACACACTCTGACCAATGAGGCTAGAGGGGTGGAGCCTCACCATTAGAGACCCGCCTGGTGAAGGTGGGTGTGGCTTTGACGATGTCTTGGTCGCGCTCGAATGGGATGTCGCCGCAGACCATGTCGAAGAGCAGCACGCCAAGGGACCAGACGGTGAGCGGGACCGCCGTGTATGACCGCGACTCGATCCACTCAGGGGGGCTGTAGACCCGCGTACCTGAAGGGGGGGACGGGTGTTAGAGGCATCGCCTTAAGCAACTCGTGCTTCAGCTCGGATCAGAATCTCCTTCTTCCCGCATCGTACCTTCAAACTCGCTGTACGCCGTCTCTTTGAGCGACGCCCCTGACCCAAAGTCGATGACCTTCACCTCCAGCGTCCTCGTGTCCACCACGATGTTCTCGTCTTTGATGTCTCTGTGGACGACGCCGTGCGCATGGATGAAGCACAGAGCCTCCACGATCTGCCGGAAGACCCTGCAGAGACGAAGCAGAGAGGAGGTCagtgagaggaggaggagcaacGCCGGTGGAGAGGTAGACGGGTCCGAGCGAGCAGTCACCTAAGGGCGAAGCGTTCGGGCAGCGCTCCTCGCTCCGTGATGAAGTCGAACAGATCCTGACACTGCGGTGGCCGCTCCAGCACCAGCAGGAAGCCCAACCCCTCCACCTCGAACCAGTCCAGCAGGCGAATGACGCCGCCATGGCCTCCGACATCAGACAACTGCTGCAGGAGGGCGATCTCCATGGGAACAGGGCGGAGCTCGCCCGGCTGAGGGACACAAAGGAAAAGGGAATTATTAGTggaggtaaaaaagaaaaacctgaacGTTAACGCTCACTTCCTGTGATGACGTGATGGATATCAGCAGGAAGTGGCCCCCGTTGTCACCACATTCATGAGTCAttattttcttaaaaatgtCAGGAACTCCCGCCGGGTTATTTTTCACCCATTTTCTGCAGGTGCTTTCAGGTGTTTATGCTCTATGTTCTTTTATTATTGTGGTGGCGGGAATTTTATTTTGTCACTGGGGGGAAACCCTGTAACTGAACCGTGATGTCACAGGTTTCCGTGGGAACCAAGGGACCTCCCCCACCCTCCACCCCACAGCTGCAGTTCCCCTCCCAGTCCAGCAGAGGGCTCTGTTTACGCCCTAAATGCAGCTCAGCTAGACTGGGAACCATTGTGGGCTCTGGGACGGGTCTGAGGCGGGACTCACCA
This is a stretch of genomic DNA from Cololabis saira isolate AMF1-May2022 chromosome 12, fColSai1.1, whole genome shotgun sequence. It encodes these proteins:
- the pim2 gene encoding serine/threonine-protein kinase pim-2, with the translated sequence MLDIKVVELHKEDEVGGKNGKELFFSRYACGPLLGSGGFGSVFSGQRVSDGQQVAIKQVPSDRVQQWARLPGELRPVPMEIALLQQLSDVGGHGGVIRLLDWFEVEGLGFLLVLERPPQCQDLFDFITERGALPERFALRVFRQIVEALCFIHAHGVVHRDIKDENIVVDTRTLEVKVIDFGSGASLKETAYSEFEGTRVYSPPEWIESRSYTAVPLTVWSLGVLLFDMVCGDIPFERDQDIVKATPTFTRRVSNECRSLIGWCLSYQPEDRPSLEEILSHPWMQRGGEEEEEEEEEEEEAGRTLPSPSL